From the genome of Raphanus sativus cultivar WK10039 unplaced genomic scaffold, ASM80110v3 Scaffold1783, whole genome shotgun sequence, one region includes:
- the LOC108812064 gene encoding histone H3.2 yields MARTKQTARKSTGGKAPRKQLATKAARKSAPATGGVKKPHRFRPGTVALREIRKYQKSTELLIRKLPFQRLVREIAQDFKTDLRFQSSAVAALQEAAEAYLVGLFEDTNLCAIHAKRVTIMPKDIQLARRIRGERA; encoded by the coding sequence ATGGCTCGCACCAAGCAAACCGCAAGGAAATCCACCGGAGGCAAAGCCCCGAGGAAGCAGCTCGCGACCAAAGCCGCGAGAAAATCCGCTCCGGCCACCGGAGGAGTGAAGAAGCCGCACAGGTTCCGTCCCGGAACCGTCGCGCTGAGAGAGATCAGGAAGTACCAGAAGAGCACCGAGCTTCTGATCCGCAAGCTCCCTTTCCAGCGTCTGGTCCGCGAGATCGCTCAGGATTTCAAGACCGATCTGAGGTTCCAGAGCAGCGCCGTCGCCGCGTTACAAGAGGCTGCTGAGGCTTACCTCGTCGGATTGTTCGAAGACACGAATCTTTGTGCGATTCACGCTAAGAGAGTCACGATCATGCCCAAGGATATCCAGCTGGCGAGGAGGATCCGTGGTGAAAGAGCTTGA